In Candidatus Sedimenticola sp. (ex Thyasira tokunagai), the following proteins share a genomic window:
- a CDS encoding CDP-6-deoxy-delta-3,4-glucoseen reductase, whose amino-acid sequence MSFTVKVEPSGHEFSAEPNEAILDAAERQGITLPYGCRNGACGSCSGQLISGGITYPEEEVAPIEEAGGSCLTCQASAISDIVIHLHEVESSKEIEVRTLPSRVEKLEPLADDVMRVYLSLPEGQRMQFLAGQYLDFIMEDGRRRAFSMANAPHNDRAIELHIRHVDGGEFTDHVFNDMKAGDIQTIQAPMGGFYLREESERPLIFMAGGTGFAPLKAIIEHAIHAGLNRPVHLYWGVRTESDLYLNDLAQSWADSLRDFSYTPVLSEPEEGWGGKTGWVHEAVIADHPDMSAFDLYMSGPPPMVFAGKRAFIEAGMSEDNMYSDVFEWAQDNPDKE is encoded by the coding sequence ATGAGTTTCACAGTAAAAGTTGAACCCAGTGGCCACGAATTCAGCGCCGAACCAAATGAGGCCATCCTCGATGCAGCCGAGCGCCAAGGTATTACCCTGCCCTACGGCTGCCGTAACGGTGCCTGTGGCAGCTGTTCCGGTCAGCTGATCTCCGGTGGGATCACCTACCCGGAGGAAGAGGTTGCACCAATCGAAGAAGCTGGAGGGAGCTGCCTCACCTGTCAGGCCAGCGCCATCAGCGACATCGTCATTCACCTCCATGAGGTGGAGAGCAGCAAAGAGATCGAAGTGAGGACTCTGCCCAGCAGAGTGGAGAAGCTGGAGCCGCTCGCCGATGATGTGATGCGCGTCTACCTCTCCCTCCCAGAAGGCCAGCGTATGCAGTTTCTTGCCGGTCAGTATCTCGACTTCATCATGGAAGACGGCCGACGTCGTGCCTTCTCCATGGCCAACGCTCCCCATAATGACCGTGCCATTGAACTGCACATCCGCCACGTCGATGGCGGTGAGTTTACCGACCATGTCTTCAATGATATGAAAGCGGGTGATATCCAGACCATCCAGGCACCGATGGGTGGCTTCTACCTGCGCGAGGAGTCCGAGCGGCCGCTGATCTTTATGGCCGGCGGCACCGGCTTTGCTCCACTAAAGGCGATCATCGAACATGCTATCCATGCCGGTCTGAATCGCCCGGTCCACCTCTACTGGGGGGTGCGCACCGAGAGTGACCTCTATCTTAACGACCTCGCCCAGAGCTGGGCCGACAGCCTGAGGGATTTCAGTTATACCCCCGTGTTGTCAGAGCCTGAAGAGGGCTGGGGTGGTAAAACAGGCTGGGTCCATGAAGCGGTTATAGCAGACCACCCCGACATGAGTGCCTTCGACCTCTACATGAGCGGCCCCCCTCCAATGGTTTTTGCCGGTAAGCGTGCTTTTATCGAAGCCGGCATGTCAGAAGACAACATGTACTCTGACGTATTTGAGTGGGCTCAGGATAATCCTGATAAAGAGTAG
- a CDS encoding heme biosynthesis protein HemY, translated as MKTLILALLAFGAAVLITLAVMNDNGYMLLGYGEWTVEGSLAFFLLLNLVAFALLYFVLRTIARIWAVPQQVRGWRQLRGAKRSRKFLTQGLVELSEGNWQQAEKDLIRFAGKSETPMLNYLAAARSAQQQGAHDRRDQYLQLAHESMPSADVAVGLTQAELQLDHAQLEQALATLKHLQTIAPKHAHVLKLLKELYERLDDWEELNRLLPDLKKRKVIEQEEQQKLEFNIFHNLLTQAAQDTKPEELESVWKKIPKSVRESEEMVTVFVNYLINRGSNDRVEGLLQEFIDRHWSDDLVELYGRVEIEDSARQLNVAEFWLQSHPQDPVLLLTLGRLCLRHKLWGKARSYFEASIGAAPSTPAYRELGVLLESMGEQTKALDCFKSGLKLSSDTPLPELPALLHPAGARLDAHGLESVPTDINPPPKLEVIEAK; from the coding sequence ATGAAGACACTGATCCTTGCTCTGCTTGCCTTTGGTGCCGCCGTTCTTATTACGCTGGCGGTAATGAATGACAACGGCTATATGCTGCTGGGTTACGGTGAGTGGACAGTGGAGGGCAGCCTGGCCTTTTTCCTACTACTCAACCTGGTCGCTTTTGCCCTGCTCTACTTTGTCCTGCGTACCATTGCGCGTATCTGGGCAGTGCCTCAGCAGGTTCGTGGTTGGCGGCAGCTGCGTGGCGCCAAACGTTCACGCAAGTTCCTGACCCAGGGTTTAGTGGAGCTTTCTGAAGGTAACTGGCAGCAGGCGGAGAAGGATCTGATCCGTTTTGCAGGCAAGTCCGAGACACCGATGCTTAACTACCTGGCTGCGGCCCGTTCGGCACAGCAGCAGGGTGCTCATGACCGGCGCGATCAATATCTTCAGCTGGCTCATGAGAGTATGCCGTCGGCCGATGTTGCCGTCGGTCTGACCCAGGCGGAGCTACAGCTGGATCATGCGCAGCTGGAGCAGGCACTGGCGACCCTCAAACATCTACAGACCATAGCCCCTAAGCATGCTCATGTGCTGAAACTTCTGAAGGAGCTGTACGAGCGCCTCGATGACTGGGAGGAACTCAATCGGCTGTTACCGGATCTCAAAAAACGCAAAGTGATTGAGCAGGAGGAGCAGCAGAAGCTGGAGTTTAATATTTTCCACAACCTGCTTACCCAGGCCGCTCAGGACACCAAACCAGAGGAGTTGGAGAGTGTCTGGAAAAAGATCCCCAAGTCGGTGCGGGAGAGTGAGGAGATGGTCACGGTATTTGTTAATTACCTGATCAATCGTGGCAGTAATGACCGTGTTGAAGGGTTGCTCCAGGAGTTTATCGATCGGCACTGGAGCGATGACCTTGTAGAGCTTTATGGCCGGGTGGAGATAGAGGATAGTGCCCGCCAGTTGAATGTCGCTGAGTTCTGGCTACAGTCCCACCCCCAGGATCCCGTATTACTTTTGACTCTGGGCCGCCTCTGCCTGCGCCACAAACTGTGGGGTAAGGCGCGCAGCTATTTTGAAGCGAGTATCGGGGCGGCGCCGTCAACTCCGGCCTACCGTGAATTGGGCGTGTTGCTGGAGAGTATGGGCGAGCAGACAAAGGCTCTCGACTGTTTCAAATCGGGGCTGAAGTTGTCTTCCGATACGCCATTGCCTGAACTGCCGGCGTTGCTGCACCCTGCCGGCGCACGGTTGGACGCTCACGGACTAGAGAGTGTTCCTACCGATATTAACCCGCCGCCAAAGCTTGAGGTGATTGAGGCGAAGTAG
- a CDS encoding uroporphyrinogen-III C-methyltransferase, whose amino-acid sequence MNKTRNNPTGQSGPSAEADADAEIVDAEILESTPSPRAGAPGGGSVPRVAMALSLIAVVAVVAGLGYGYQRWNGMQASLLQMDKSIADAARQTTELQSRLDQTHQAFESQKAEMEKQNSRLSEQDDKLATERQALDKKAGEIEETLERVYRRVGRNSSAWMAAEAEYLMQVANHRLQLEDDVATAISALQAADQRLLETGDPGWTATRELLASEIAALKSAGVIDQVGLSAKLAGMAGQIKSLKMVGLRPSVASGKPLKSRPVEASERNLNTLLKDGWEGFKSVMVVRRHDKPVTAMLPPEQYYFVYRNLELQLESARLSLLQRNQALYDGSLETAEHWLREFFDAEASGTAAMLQQLNEMQRVRVKPELPDITRALERLRQRLQQGSEEAARQ is encoded by the coding sequence ATGAATAAAACACGAAATAACCCGACAGGTCAGAGTGGCCCTTCTGCGGAGGCTGACGCCGATGCGGAGATCGTTGATGCTGAAATTCTTGAGTCGACCCCCTCCCCACGGGCGGGCGCCCCGGGCGGCGGCAGTGTGCCGCGGGTGGCGATGGCGCTTTCACTGATCGCCGTTGTTGCTGTGGTCGCCGGGCTCGGTTACGGCTACCAACGCTGGAACGGCATGCAGGCATCATTGCTGCAGATGGATAAGAGCATTGCCGATGCCGCCCGGCAGACGACGGAGTTGCAGTCACGTCTCGATCAGACCCACCAGGCATTTGAGAGCCAGAAAGCGGAGATGGAGAAGCAGAACAGCCGACTCTCTGAACAGGATGACAAGCTGGCGACGGAGCGACAGGCGCTGGATAAAAAAGCCGGCGAGATTGAAGAGACCCTGGAGAGGGTCTACCGCCGGGTAGGTCGCAACAGCAGCGCATGGATGGCGGCAGAGGCGGAGTACCTGATGCAGGTGGCGAACCACCGGTTGCAGTTGGAAGACGATGTCGCTACAGCGATAAGTGCACTGCAGGCGGCCGATCAGCGGCTGCTCGAAACCGGCGATCCGGGGTGGACTGCCACCCGCGAGTTGCTGGCGAGTGAGATTGCTGCACTCAAAAGTGCCGGTGTGATTGATCAGGTGGGCCTTTCAGCCAAACTGGCGGGTATGGCCGGTCAGATAAAATCACTAAAGATGGTCGGCCTGCGTCCCTCCGTGGCGTCAGGTAAGCCACTCAAATCGAGGCCCGTGGAGGCATCGGAGCGCAATCTTAATACTCTGCTAAAAGATGGTTGGGAGGGGTTCAAATCGGTGATGGTGGTGCGTCGTCACGACAAGCCGGTTACTGCCATGCTACCGCCGGAGCAGTACTACTTTGTCTATCGTAATCTTGAGTTGCAGCTGGAGTCGGCTCGTCTGTCGCTGCTGCAACGGAATCAGGCGCTCTACGACGGCAGCCTGGAGACTGCTGAGCACTGGCTGCGGGAGTTTTTCGATGCTGAGGCGTCAGGCACGGCAGCAATGCTGCAGCAGTTAAATGAGATGCAGAGGGTGCGTGTGAAACCTGAACTGCCCGATATCACCCGTGCTTTGGAGCGTCTGCGTCAGCGGCTGCAGCAGGGGAGTGAGGAGGCCGCTCGGCAATGA